Part of the Synergistaceae bacterium genome is shown below.
GTTCATGTGTTTACGGGGGAATCTTTACGCCCGGAACTTATGAAGGACGCGGCAAGGGTTACAGCGAAAATTCTGACGTAATAGTTCATGTTACCGTAGACGAGAATGCTATTACAAAAATTGAGATCGACGCTCCCGAAGAAGTCCCGTTTGGTGTGCCATTATTCGGCAAATACGGCGAGGCTTTAATCGGTAGGACTGATGGGCAGATTGACTCAGTAAGCGGCGCAACTATGACTCGCAATGGAATATCTGAAGCAGTAGAGAAGGCTTTATCACTTGCACGCGGAGAAAAGCCGGAAGATAAAGACAAGCCCGTTTCATTTACTCCCGGAACTTATGAGTCAGAGTCAGAAGGCTATAACGGCCCTGTAAAAATTAAAGCGACTTTCACAGCTGACAAAATGACAGGAATCGAAATAATTTCGCACAAAGAGACCGAACACGTAGGAGATATAGCTTTCACGTTTATGATTCCTGAAATGTTGCAGGCTAACGGCTCAGGAGTTGACGCAATCAGCGGGGCTACTTTCTCGACTAGGGCACTACGCAACGCAGTTAATAACGCGGCAGAAATGGCAGGCTGTACAAATATTGAAGCATTCAAGAAAGCGAAAATTATTCACAATGCACAGGACGATATAAAACTTGTTTATGATGTCGTAATAGTCGGTGCAGGCGGAGCAGGAGTCGCGGCAGGGGCTCAGGCAGCACAGGACGGCAACACAGTATTAATTCTTGAGAAAAACGCAGAAGTCGGCGGGAATACTCTAGTGTCAGGCGGTCAATATCAAAGTGTCATGCCCTATCTTGTATGGGACCCTAAAGATCCTGACGCTGAAACGGGGATTTTTGCTTTTAACGGTCAATCTTACCAGAAAGTTAAATCTGTTCAGGGCTGCATTAAAGAATTAAAGATGATTCTTAACTGGAACGAATCGCCATTTGACGCAGAATATTATAAGACTCATGAGTATGTAGCCGGAGACGCTGAAGAATTATCAAAACACGGTGTACACTCTGAATATTTGCCGGTATTGCAGGCTCTCAAGAAAGAAATCAAAGCCTATCTTGACTGGGCACAGCCTAAACTCGACGCAGGAATTCCAGAAAATAATTTGACGCTGTTCTCGACTCTGAATCTTCACATTTTCCAGACTTATTACGGCGGATTGAGACAAAGCGCAGATAAATCAACTTGGATTTATGGAAATGTCGATCTCGTCAAGCAATTTATTGAAGACGGTCAAGGGCTCAAAGAATGGCTCGAGTCAATGGGTTCTACTTTTCATGATGATACACAGCCCACTTTAATCGGCGCATTATGGTATCGTGAAAATGAATTCGTCGGTGCAAATGTTGACACTAACGGCGACGGCGTAAAAGAAGAATACAAAGGCCGCTGGGGAACTTTCTTTGTAGCTCCGATTAATGCAATGAAACAAGCTAATAAATTAAATCGCATTATGACTCGTACTACAGTGAATGAATTAATTTACGAGGGCGGGCGAGTTATCGGAGTCCGTGCTACAAGCTATGACGGCACAAAAATTACTGCTTATGCGGCAAAAGGTGTAATTTTAGCAACCGGCGGATATGCTGCAAATCTCGTTAAAGTTGTCGACGAAAATATTTATTGGTCACCTGAATATCTCTCAACAACTACTAAGACGACTAATAGATCAAGTTTACAGGGCAGCGGCATAACAATGGCTCAAGCAGTCGGCGCAAAAGTTACAGGCATGGGATTCACTCAATTAATGCCCATTTCTTGGATCGATAACGGCAATTTAGCATTTGGAGGCGGTAATTATGCTTGCTGGATTAATCCAAATACTGGACATAGATTCGTCGATGAGGGTTCAGAACGCGATGTACTTTCTTTAGCTGAATTCAAAAATGGAATGGACTACAAAGGCAGTAAAGGCGTTTTCTTAGAATTCTATAACGTTGAGCAGAAAATGCCCGCCCCGACTCAATTGCCTGAAACCGGCGATTATCCCGGGCGTTATTACAGGCGCAAAATTTCCGAGCTCCCCGAATTATTTAAAGAATTAGGAGTCAAAGCTGATCCTAAAGTCGTCGAGCAGACTATTAGAGCCTACGACAAAGCAGTAATGACTGGCGGAGAATTCCCCGACGTGGGCAAGGCTATAGCTTCACGAACTATCGGAAATGTAAGCAAGAATCCCGACGGAACTTATAATCTTGATAGTTATGATTTAGATAATACAGTTATGACTATTAGACTCATGGCACCGAGCACACATCACACAATGGGCGGACTTGTTGTTGATACAGGGCGGCACGTTTTGAATTCAGAAGGGCGCATAATTCCCGGACTCTACGCAGCGGGAGAAGTTACAGGCGGAATTCACGGCGGAAATAGACTCGGCGGAAATGCTATAGTTGAAATTTTTGTATCAGGCCGAACAGCAGCAAAGACTCTTAATGCCGAGAATCAATAAAAATTTTTCGTGAAATATTATTTTTTCAGGGAGCGCGGGAATTATTCTCGTTCTCCCATTTTTTTATCGCTTAAACTGTGAAAATTACCGATTGAATAATACCCCCCCCCCCCCCCTATAATTTACGCAAATACTTTATAGAAAAGTGGTCATAATCATGTCAACAGTAAAATATCAAAGTGTCTGCATTTATTGCGGTAAGGGCGGCTCTTCAACATCAATAAGCGAGAGTCTTGGTCAGCCCCATTCAAATCCTCCCAGTATAGGCGGCAGATGTCCATCAAGTCCGGACGGCAAGCATAAACCTAAATGGGTTAAAATTTAGCGCGTAAAAAAATGTTCGTGTGCAAAAAATGCGGCTCCTGCTGTGAGTTAATGAATTTCTTGCAGGCTCAAAATTTGCCGGAAATATCACAAATCGCAGCAGAGTTAAATAACGGCTCAGGAACTTGCAAATATTTTGACTCTGACTCAAGACTATGCAGAATCTATGACTCCCGGCCCATTATCTGCAACAACAAAAAATTTTATGAACAGAATCTAAAAAATGTCATGACACGCGAAAAATTTGACGAGATTTTAATATCTTCCTGCGAATCAATAAGGAGCGGCAATTATGAAAGATTACGCGAAAATTAATTTTTTACGAGACAAGAAAGCAGCTCAGGACGAGTCAAATTATCTGAAGCGGCTTATATCTGAAAATTTATATCCTAAAAAATTTATGATGCCTTTAACACTGCAATTTGAGCTTACTTCACATTGTAACGTCCATTGTAAGCACTGTTATAATTTATCGGGCGAGAATAATTCTAAACCTGATAGAATGACTCCCGAAAAATGGGTAAATTTTGCGCGCTATCTCGTCAATCACGGCGGAATCTTTCAGTGCGTAATTTCAGGAGGCGAGCCGCTTTTACTGGGTGATGACCTATTCGAGATCATGAATATTTTACACGATGACGGGACTATTTTTTGCTTATATCAAATGGATTATTAATGACTCCCGGAAAAGTTAAATCATTCGCGAAATATCGTTATAAATGGCTGCAAATTTCCATAGACGGGGCGACTCGTGAACGTCATGACTCTTTCAGGCAGAAAGCAGGGAGCTTTGACGCAGCTATTAAAGCAGTCTTCATGTTGTCAAGTGCGGGGATTCCTGTAATGATTGCGCACTCTGTAACACCTGAGAATTTATGCGAACTCGATAAAATGTGCTCGCTTGCTTATGAACTCGGAGCGGCGGGAATAATTTTAGGCGAAATAATGCCCAGCGGACGAACTTTTTTGAATCAGGAAATATTATTAAATCATGAGCAGAGAAATTTTTTACACGAGAAAATTAACGAGAATGCGGCCAAGTTCTCCGGAAAAATGCAAGTACAAAGAAGTTCACTCACAAAGATTCAATTAATGCGCTCACAAAATTCACCCATGACAGGAGCAATTATCAGACCCGACGGAAATATAAGACTCGATTGTGTAGCTCCGTTTGTTATCGGGAATGTTTTAGACGGTGATTTTTGCGAAATTTGGCAGAGTAAAGCCCATAATATTTGGAGCAGACCGGAAATTATTAATTATATTGACTCGTGGGACGATATAGACGAAATTAATCACGGAATCAAGAATTATTTTGACTCTGACATAATATTATAATTGTATAGGGAGGAAATTTTTTAATGAAGCAATATTCTAAACCTGAAGTAATTAGCAGTTCCAAGCCAGTTTTTGCGTTCCCTGCTGTAGGTCTTGCATTAATCGGAGGTTATGCGGCCGGCCAAGCTGTTAAGAAATTATTTGACGTAAACATGATAAATCGTGATAATTTGCTTGAACTTGAGCCCGTTATATCATGAATACTGCTTATAATATGCTGGAAAATTTTATTCCCGTTCGTAATGCCCTGAAAGTTAGAGAGGACGGAAATTTTTTAATCGCGGCAAATCACGAGAAGGAAATTTTTTATCTGAACTCTACGGCTCGTGAATTCTGGGAATTTATTGACGGAAATATAAATATTGACTCAATTTGCGAAAAGTTTTTATGCGAATATGATATTAACCGCGACTCACTGGAAAATGATTTAGTGAATCTTTTACGCGATTTACAATGGAAAAAGTTAATCAGGCTCAAAATAGGGGGTGATTTGTCATGAAAAAATATATAACTCCTTCAGTAATGGGAACTAGTAAAGGCGGATTCTTGATTCCGGCGATTGCTGGCTTGAGTGTTGCGAGTGCTTTTATTGCGGGGGCTGCTGCATCTATACTCAAGGGCGATAAAAGCGTCTCTGTTGATATGCCTTCAGGACTTGAGCCAATATACGCGAGTTAATAAAAATTTTGCAGCTTATAATATAATTTCAGGGAGAGTGAGATTTATTCTTATTCTCCCGTTTTTATTTAGGGAGTTATTCATGTAATATAAATTTTACGCATTATTCTACTCCCACCCGCCCACCCGACTGCTACGCAGCCGAGTAGAATAGGGAATTTTTTTAAGGAGGTCATTACTCTGGTACATAGAATTTATACGGAACGCAAGGACTCAAATAATATCGAGTCATTAACTCTATTGAACGAGATAAAAATTTTATCAGGCAATGAGAATATTTCACAAGTAAGAATCTTAAACCGTTATGATATTCAGGGCTTGAGCGATTCGGAATTAGACTCGTGTAAAAATTTGATTTTCTCTGAGCCCTTCACTGATAATATTATAGAAAATTTGCCCGGTGATTCTAATAAAATTTTAGCAGTTGAATATTTACCCGGACAATACGATCAACGAGCCGACTCAGCTGAACAATGCGCGGGACTCTTGCTGGGATTCAGGCCTGTTATTAAGACTGCGAGAATATATTTATTTTACGGGGAATTAAATAATTTTGACGCTGTCAAGAAATTTCTAATAAACCCGGTCGAATCTCGTGAAGCACAATTAAACGAATATGACTCACTTGATTTAAATTATTCGCGCCCTGATGACGTTAAAATTATCGATGATCTATTAAGCACTAAGGGACTCGCTATGAGCCGGGAAGATTTAGAATGCTGCAAAAAATATTTTGACTCGGAAAACCGCAAGCCCACCGCCGCAGAAATTAAAGTCTTAGATACTTACTGGTCAGATCACTGCAGGCACACTACTTTTTTGACGCATATAAACTCGGCAGAAATTCTTGATAATAGCGTGTCTAACATGTTCGCAAAATATTTAGAGATCCGCAAAGAATTAAATTACAGCCCCGATAAGCCGGTTACTTTAATGGACATAGCAACAATAGGAGCAAAATTTTTGAAGTCCCGCGGGTTGTTGCCTGACTTGGTAGACTCTGAAGAAAATAACGCCTGCACTGTGAAAATAAATATTAATAATGAGTCATGGCTTTTGTTATTCAAGAATGAAACTCACAATCACCCGACTGAAATAGAACCGTTCGGAGGTGCTGCGACTTGTATAGGCGGGGCAATTCGTGATCCATTATCGGGACGCGCATATGTCTATCAGGCAATGAGAATCACAGGAGCTGCTGACCCGTTTAAAGCAACTATGCCGGGCAAATTACCACAGCGGGCAATTATTACGAAATCTGCGGCCGGTTACAGCTCATACGGGAATCAAATCGGGATTCCCACGGGACTAGTCGACGAAATTTATCACGAGGGCTATAGAGCTAAGAGACTCGAAGTCGGAGCAGTTCTCGCGTCAGTTCCTGAAAAAAATGTGATTCGTGAAAGGCCGGAGTCGGGCGACTATGTTTTATTACTCGGCGGCAAAACAGGACGGGACGGAATCGGCGGCGCAACCGGGTCAAGCGTATCACACAGTTCTATATCTCTTGAGACTTGCGGGGCTGAAGTCCAAAAAGGTAACGCACCTGAAGAAAGAAAGCTGCAAAGATTATTCAGGAATCCGGAATTTACGAGACTAATAAAACGCTGTAACGATTTCGGGGCGGGCGGAGTAAGTGTCGCAGTAGGTGAATTAGCAGACGGGCTCGATATAGATTTAGACTCAGTTCCGTTAAAATATGCAGGTCTCGACGGTACAGAAATTGCAGTTAGTGAATCTCAAGAACGCATGGCCGTTGTAGTCAGTGAAAGAAATATAGAACGGGTAAAAAATTTAGCTCTGTCTGAAGATGTTCAGGCAAGTATTATAGCTCGTGTGAATAATTCAGGCAGTATGCGAATGACTTGGCGGGGTCATGAAATAGTGAATTTATCGCGCGAATTCATAAACTCAAGCGGTGCAGAAAGAAATATAAACGTGAAAGTCAATCAGCCTGTAATAAAAACTTGTGAGAATGATTATAAAACTTTTCAAGATAAATTATTTGCTATTCTCAAAGATTTAAACGTGTGCTCTAAACAAGGACTCTCAGAAATATTTGACTCAACGGTCGGGGCACACTCGTTATTAATGCCGTTCGGGGGCAAATTTCAGAAAACGCCGGCTCAAGCAATGGCAGCAGAAATTTTTACAGGTTCGCAAATATGTTCGCTGATGTCATACGGATTTGACCCGTTTATTAGCGAATCTTCACCGTTCAGAGGCGCATATATAGCAGTTCTTGACTCGTTATGTAAAATCATAGCTTCAGGGGGGAATCTAAAACATTGCTGGCTGACTCTACAGGAATATTTCGGCAAGCCCGGCTATAATCCCGAAAAATGGGGACTTCCTTTTGCGGCATTGCTGGGAGCTTTGAGGGCTCAATTAGATTTTAACGTTGCTGCAATAGGCGGTAAGGACTCAATGAGCGGCTCATTTGTTGATGATACGGGCAAAAATTACGATGTCCCGCCGACTCTTATTTCGTTTTGTGTGTGTGCTGCTGAAGTCGATAAAATTATTTCTCCTGAATTCAAGCGTGCAGGCTCAAACGTTTATATTTTGTCGCCCGATTATGACTCTGATAACTTGCCGACGCCTGACTCAATGAAAAATTTATTTGCTTTGATTCAAGAGTTAAACGCGAATCATAAAATTTTATCGTGCTACGTGCCTACATTCGGGGGGATTCACGCAGCAATATTTAAAATGTGTCTAGGCAATAATTTAGGCTTTGAATTCGAGAATAATAATTTATTAGATGACTCTAAACGCTGTAAATTTATAATCGAACTTGCTGACGAGAACGAGAATCTTTGCAGACTTGGCCGGGTTATTGAGACTCCGGAGATAATTTGCGATAATCAACGAGTGAATTTAAACGATGCTGCTAAAATTTATAACTCAACGCTTGAAAATATCTTCCCGACCGAAATAAATGACTCGTCAGTGATTCCTGATTTCGAGATAAATTCAGATATTCCCAGAGTCTTTTACTCGCATGAATCAAAATCTAATCCGAAATTTTTGATTCCGGTATTTAACGGCACTAACTGCGAATATGAGACAGCAAACGCAATTAATAACGCGGGAGGGAACGCGAAAATTTTTGTCGTGAAGACTCTAACGCCTGAATTAATGCAAGAGTCAGCCCATGAATTTGCGCAGGAATTGAGAGACTCTCAGGCTTTAGTGATTCCGGGGGGATTCTCTAACGGCGACGAACCCGACGGATCAGGAAAATTTATAGCTATTTTCTTGCGCAGTCCTGAAGTTCGCGAGAGTGTAGAAAATTTGATTGATTCTCGTGAGGGCTTAATTTTAGGAATCTGCAACGGATTTCAGGCTCTCGTAAAAACGGGCTTATTACCATTTGGCAAATTCACGAATCCTGAAGACTTATTTGCGACTCTGACATTTAACAAAATCGGCCGTCATCAGTCAAGAATTATAAGATCACGAGTCATATCAAATTATTCACCGTGGCTGCGAAAAAATAAAGTCGGTGAAGTGTATTCTATGCCGATTTCACACGGTGAAGGAAGATTTATCTGCAGTCATGAAATTTATAAATCTCTCATGAATTCCGGCCAAGTCGCGAGTCAATACGTCGATTTAAATAATATTCCCAGTATGAAGACAGAATTTAACCCGGCTGGCTCAAGTTTTGCGATTGAGTGCATTACTTCACCGGACGGGCGGATCTTAGGCAGAATGGGACATGTTGAGAGATTCGGCGCGAGTCTTTATAAGAACGTTGCAGGAAATTACGACACGAAAATTTTTGAGTCAGCCTGTGAATATTTCAGAAAGATATAAATTTTTTTGCGGGGGGAATTCATTTCTCCCGTTTAAATATTTTGCGAATTATACTTACAATTTTTGGCACAATTTTAAAGCGCGAATATAATAATAACGCTGTCAGTTCGTCCCTCAAATAAGAAAATATATCAATAATAAACAGAATTATTTTATGTATTAAAGATTTATGTTTGCCCCCCCCCCCCTACGTAAAAATACACATTCAAAAATTTAGCTTTCTTTTCGTGATTGAGCATATACACATTAAATAATCTCTCGGACATGAAAGCAGGCACACGAATTTGATACGGGCTATAATAAACCTGATAATTAATGCGTTTATCTATCTCGTCAAGCACAGCAAAAAGCCACTCGCAATAATCGCAAAAATCTTCATATTTCATGATAAACATATTGCGCGCAGAAAGTTTATTATGATTCATTATTTTATTAAATGCCGGGTAATATTCGCTGAATTGACTCGCGATAATATTTTCAAGAACTCTTAAATCCTCGCTGAAATGTGATTCATTATATTGAGTCGCTGCAGAAAAAGGAAAAATTTGCCTGCGAACTAGTATAATTTTGCCGCTCTCTAAAATATTTATTATTTGTTGAAGGTCAATCTTGTAATTCAAAATTTCGCTTTCAGGTTTATTAATTTCTTCAGTGAAAAATTTACTCTCGTCAAACGCAAAGAAACGCCGATAATGCATTAAGCCTATATATTTAATTTCAGAGTATAAAATTTTTATATTCTTCCATGCCCAGTAAAGAGCCGTCAACTCTGAATAATAGGGATTCTTTTCGCTGATGTTGTCGCATGGCCGGCCATTAAGTGAATTATCCGGCTGAATGTGTAAATCTAAGTCAGTGAGAGCCCGCCCGCAGTGAATCGGCAAGAAAATATTATTATCATTTTGCGGCATATTATAAGGTTTATGATAGCAGATTAAAATTTTTAACTGGTCAGCGATATTTTGCATAATAGAGTCCTTTCACTAATTATTTGAGTCGAGATTATATCATGAAAAAAAATTCCCGGTCATAACGGCCGGGATATTCGCTATTTTCTACCAGTAACAGCCATTATCTAATTTCTTATATCCCTTAGGTTTGCCTTCTAATGGCCTTATCCAGTTTTCATTAAACATTTTCACAAAGACATCCATTTGTTCCCAGCGCGCGCCTTTAATACCGAATAAAATTTGTGTAGCTCCGCCGAAAGTTATAGCTATTTTGCCGGCTGCTTTAAATTTTGCTGCTAGTGGAAAACCGTACGGGCCGCAGCCTAATATAGCTATATCAAAATCTTTGCTCATTGCCTCGTTATACATGAAATCAAGAGCCTCGAACCAGTCATTAAATCCTGAGTCTTTGCCGTCATCTAAGATCATAATTGAACGCTGTACCATAAGCTCAAATTTTGGAAGAATGTTTTTTCCCGGCCATATTAATTCGCGTCTTGCATATTGATACGGAATTGATTCAACAAATGGGCTGATTACTAAAACTTTTTTCCCCTCAAGTTTTGCGCTCCATGGATATTTTGAGAAATACGGCTCAATAGAACCGAGATTGCAATATTCCGGATTTTTGCCGTATGTCTTAAGCATATACTCTTCCATAGGATTCCAGATTCCCTGTAAATCGACATATTGTGTTGCCCATTTCATAATTTCTGCAAATTTTATGATTGTCTGTTTATCTTTTGGGAAAAAACCGGCTGCATCCTTCTTAGAAAGTCCTATAGGAGCTATAAATCCTTTTCCGTCATCACGAACACGCCAAATTTTAGAGAATTCTGCGCTGCCGTAACGTCCAACCATGAAAGGCTCCCCGCGTTCTATTGCTTCACCGATAAATATATTTGCCTCGTCAGTTGTGAGAATTCTTTTACCGTTAAAATGTGTCCTTTCTTTAAGTTTTATGCCTAATTTGCGGCATCTAATTCCATATTCTTGACGTGTATAATCCTTAAGAAAAGCGCGTAATTTCGCAAAACTGCACCGGCCAAGCAAGAAAGAGCCAATCACACAAGAATAAGTCGTTACTAAAATATAAACTTTTCGGGCAGCCTTAAATATTATATTCATGACTTATTCACCCGTCCCGTTAAAGCGCATAATTGAACCTGATACTTGATTATGTAAATTTTTCCTCGTCATTATTAAAGAATCTCCCACTAACTGAAATTTTATTTTGACGAGATTATATCACACAAGCAAATCCATAATTAAGCCATTTATTTAACGAGTATAATATAATTTTTTGTGCGTTATCATGAAAGCTGACTATCACACAAACAAATCTACAACAAGGCCATTTATAAGCGAATACGCAATCACGAATATAATATAACAAATAAATTTTTTTGCTCCGAGAACTATTTTCAGCGCACCCAAGTTCGTAATCTTTGTAGCCGGTCCCGTTATCATAAATGCCGACGCGCTTGCCATGCTCATACCATCAGCGAGCCACTGAATCAATAAAGGAATCGTCCCGCCCCCGCAAGCATATAAAGGCACTCCAATTGTAGCAGCCATGAGAACCCCGAATCCGTTTTTACGGCCGAATAACCGCGCAAATGACTCAGCCGGAACATAACGCATAAATAAAGCCGTCAAAAATATTCCCAGTAAAAAATATAGTCCCGTTGCTTTGATATTACGAGCAAAATTTTTTACATAGCGCATAAATAAATTTGAGTCCGTGTCATGATTCGCAATCTCATAGAAGCCTGAAAAGTTAAAGAAAGTCCGCCCCGTAATTCTTGAATATAAATTTACGCTCAAGCCCGCGAATATCCCGCACATAAAGCAAGATAGAATCCTGATAATTAAAGCCGTCTGACCCAGTGCCGAACTGTAAATTATTAACTGCGGATTTAATAATATAGACGCCATCATGAAAGACGCAAGCCAGTCTTCACGCATTCCCTTCTCGTAAAATGACGCAGCAATCGGAATCGTACCATACATGCAAAGGGGCGACGCAATACCCAGAATACAAGCCGGAATAATCCCGAACACGCTCAATTTTTTATCACGGAGGGAGGCGAAAAGCTCGTGAATCTTATTTTTGCCGAATACTGACACAAACGAGCCGATCGCCATTCCTAACAGCCAGTAAATATAAATCTGTTCAAGCTGTAACGTGAAGTAATACCAGAGATATATAAATTCTCTCTGAAAAATTTTAGTCATTCTTTAGTCAATATTTACTAAATCATAAGTGCGTGAACCGAGTCCGATTTCTGCGGCGTGTTCGAGAGTGTGAATCCCGTGTCTTGACTCCATTCGATTAATTAATGATTTGCCGTCCGGAGCTTTATACACTAAATCAACGCAGGCCTGATCTAACGCAACAGGATCAAGCGAGCCGAGAATACCTATATCATGCATATCAGGAGCTGCCGGGTTTCCGTCGCAATCACAGTCTACGCTTAAATGATTCATGACGCTTATATACATAATTTTTTGTCCGCTGCCTAAACTGTCAGAAATTGCCTTAGCTGCCTCAGCCATTGACTCAAGAAAATCGTCCTGCTTGTCGTACCAAATACTGCCGGACTCTTTTGTGCCTGCTGTGTGAATTATAACTTTTCCGCGAGGTGAAGCGATTCCGATTGAAATATTTTTGATTGCGCCTCCAAATCCTCCCATTGCGTGGCCTTTGAAGTGAGTCAATACAAGCACAAAATCATAATCTTTAAAGTGTGAGCCTACAACATCATGTTTTAAATGTTTGCCGCCGTTCACTGGTAAAGAAATTTCGCCCTCTGAGTCTAATATATCGACCTTAGCAATTTTCGTGAATCCGTGATCTTCTGCGACTTGCATGTGCATTGCTGTAGCTGATCTTGATCCCCCGTAAGCTGTATTGCCTTCGATTATTGTGCCGTTGACTTTTTTCACAAGTTCCCCGATTAAGTTCGGCGATAAATAGTGAGTGTTGCCGGCTTCACCGGTGCTGAGTTTTACTGCGACATTTCCTGATGCTGCCCGGCCGAGTGCGTTATAAATTGCCATGATTCCCGCCGGAGAAATATCTTTAGTGAAATAAACTTTTGGATTTGCCGCAAATGATATACTTGCGAGCGCGAGAATTAATAATACTGCGATAAATAATTTTTTCATGTTATAAAAATTTCCTCCTGATTTAATCATAAAAATTTTTCGTGTGAGTAAACATAAACGATAAAGCCCGCTTTAATTCAATACGTGAAATTGCGTGATGAGTCATTAAAATTTTTTTGCATAGATAACAAAATTTTTTGCTTTGTAAATGCTT
Proteins encoded:
- a CDS encoding DUF362 domain-containing protein yields the protein MKKLFIAVLLILALASISFAANPKVYFTKDISPAGIMAIYNALGRAASGNVAVKLSTGEAGNTHYLSPNLIGELVKKVNGTIIEGNTAYGGSRSATAMHMQVAEDHGFTKIAKVDILDSEGEISLPVNGGKHLKHDVVGSHFKDYDFVLVLTHFKGHAMGGFGGAIKNISIGIASPRGKVIIHTAGTKESGSIWYDKQDDFLESMAEAAKAISDSLGSGQKIMYISVMNHLSVDCDCDGNPAAPDMHDIGILGSLDPVALDQACVDLVYKAPDGKSLINRMESRHGIHTLEHAAEIGLGSRTYDLVNID
- a CDS encoding DUF4422 domain-containing protein; amino-acid sequence: MQNIADQLKILICYHKPYNMPQNDNNIFLPIHCGRALTDLDLHIQPDNSLNGRPCDNISEKNPYYSELTALYWAWKNIKILYSEIKYIGLMHYRRFFAFDESKFFTEEINKPESEILNYKIDLQQIINILESGKIILVRRQIFPFSAATQYNESHFSEDLRVLENIIASQFSEYYPAFNKIMNHNKLSARNMFIMKYEDFCDYCEWLFAVLDEIDKRINYQVYYSPYQIRVPAFMSERLFNVYMLNHEKKAKFLNVYFYVGGGGQT
- a CDS encoding permease codes for the protein MTKIFQREFIYLWYYFTLQLEQIYIYWLLGMAIGSFVSVFGKNKIHELFASLRDKKLSVFGIIPACILGIASPLCMYGTIPIAASFYEKGMREDWLASFMMASILLNPQLIIYSSALGQTALIIRILSCFMCGIFAGLSVNLYSRITGRTFFNFSGFYEIANHDTDSNLFMRYVKNFARNIKATGLYFLLGIFLTALFMRYVPAESFARLFGRKNGFGVLMAATIGVPLYACGGGTIPLLIQWLADGMSMASASAFMITGPATKITNLGALKIVLGAKKFICYIIFVIAYSLINGLVVDLFV